The region CCTTCTGCAAGCTTCAACATTATCGAAGAAAATGCTGATGAATTCGAGTCTGAACAAGTTATGGATTCGGATCCGGATACTCGACCCGACCCACCTCGCGTCTTAAAGCGGCTGCGTCGGGCCGCCGATGAATCATCGGCAACGAAGAAAGAATCAGAAAAGACGTTGGTTTGGGATAATGGGGACGATGACATTGAAGAGTTCTCTTCATCCCAGGAAAAAAATGGTAATTTCTTCTTATTATTTAGcaaatttttccatttttgatGATATGTTGCTTAAGTTAAAGTGGGTTGTGCTTTTCATTTTGTGTTTAAAGCTAAATTTTCTGGGTTCCTATTTTTTTAGACTTATTACGTAATCTATAGTAGGAAATTAAATTGGGAAGGGAAAGTGGAGATAGAAGAGATGTAATGTGAAATTAAAAGAGTGAGGGAAAAGAAAGTTTTCTgagaatcaaaagaaaaattaaagaatatatcTTAATTTTAATGGGGTTGTAAGTATAGTTTTTCTGCTACTATTCTGAGATTGATTATGGTGGAATGATTGTCAATAAATGGAGAGGATAAGGATTTCCCTGAGGCTATCTATGGTATGCGCGTTAGTATATTTGTGAAATAGCATTTCAGTCGGAGGATTAGTCGCTATGTTGATCTAAATCTAATCACATTCTTAGCAATAACTTGAATTCGGTTCATAGGATAATGAGCATTTGATAATTGTCTAAGCTATTATTTTAACTAGGAAGTAGTCCGTAGAAGTGTAGTTACTATTGCAGTTGAGTAATTTTAAAGTTATGTTACTTGAGCTCGGGTTGATTCTTGTATACCTATATGTGTCCAATATGGGTATGCCTCaaaagcagtatttgaagaaaaaagaagagctCAGATAACATGGTCTTGAAGCATGTATTTTCACTGTTTATATCGGGTTCCAATCTTTTGTTtgtaaattagtaatttgtgCGTGTGTTCCCGTTTATATACTCGGATTGTTGCTGAGTTTATAAAGTTTTATCTTTATTAGCAGATGTTGATTCATCAACACAGTATCATTCTATATGTAGCAGTTCCAAGATCCCATTGAAGAGACTCGGGCTTGTAACCACTCAATCTTCCAGCCAATTGAGTTCAAGGAAAGCGGGACAAGCATCAGTTGCCTCTGCTTCTGCAAGTTTAGAGGCCAGCCATGATGGGTTGACATTTCCAAAGTTAACCATCAGTCCTCTTCGAAGATTCCAATTACTTGACTCTGACTCTGATGATGATCCCTCTGACTGTGAGTTTACTGGCAAAGGAGCTTGTAAAAGCGATCCACTGTCTAAGGAACAACAATCTACAGCCAGTGACAGAAAGAGAAAGACATCATTTGGTACACCTCAAAATGAGGATTTATGGAAAGATATCTCTCTAATGAATAGTTCTTGTGTTCAAACACCTGCATTCGATGAGGTATGCAAAGAGTATTTTCAATCTTTGAACCACAAGAGTGCTTCTCAGAAACTCGGGAGCCGAAAGGCAGACTTATCTTCACAGGAACTTGGGAGCCAAAAGACGGAGCAGCTTCAGGATTTGGATGACCCCTTGCCTCCAGCACATCGCTACTTTTTCCATGCTGATCCAAGGATCCAAAACTTAGTCCGTAGTCGGTTACCCTTCTTCTCCCCCTTGAGCATGGCTGACAATGGAGGACATCAACAACCTACTGTCTCAATTATGGATTTTAAGTGAGTAACTTTTACATGCATTGGTTTTTCTATATCGAACTTCACTTTGTTCACTATTCATTATAGGCTTAATGTCACTGCAGGAATCAATTCAACAAAGGAGAATCATCTAAACAGAGAGGATCTCGAAAAGGCAGTGGCAAGAATTGCTCAAGAAGTAGAAGCAGCAAATCAAAGAAACCAAATGC is a window of Gossypium hirsutum isolate 1008001.06 chromosome D08, Gossypium_hirsutum_v2.1, whole genome shotgun sequence DNA encoding:
- the LOC107919254 gene encoding uncharacterized protein isoform X1 translates to MANFDAPSFSLGLDFDADSEPQLPAEDHLEPILAPNPSASFNIIEENADEFESEQVMDSDPDTRPDPPRVLKRLRRAADESSATKKESEKTLVWDNGDDDIEEFSSSQEKNADVDSSTQYHSICSSSKIPLKRLGLVTTQSSSQLSSRKAGQASVASASASLEASHDGLTFPKLTISPLRRFQLLDSDSDDDPSDCEFTGKGACKSDPLSKEQQSTASDRKRKTSFGTPQNEDLWKDISLMNSSCVQTPAFDEVCKEYFQSLNHKSASQKLGSRKADLSSQELGSQKTEQLQDLDDPLPPAHRYFFHADPRIQNLVRSRLPFFSPLSMADNGGHQQPTVSIMDFKNQFNKGESSKQRGSRKGSGKNCSRSRSSKSKKPNAENGAFEGWVNPKTSAAVPKNAGKRRVHASGQPAGHWYTSPEGRKVYITRTGQELSGHMAYRHYRKEGGGDFRKSKKKSKVKKKKG
- the LOC107919254 gene encoding uncharacterized protein isoform X2; this encodes MANFDAPSFSLGLDFDADSEPQLPAEDHLEPILAPNPSASFNIIEENADEFESEQVMDSDPDTRPDPPRVLKRLRRAADESSATKKESEKTLVWDNGDDDIEEFSSSQEKNDVDSSTQYHSICSSSKIPLKRLGLVTTQSSSQLSSRKAGQASVASASASLEASHDGLTFPKLTISPLRRFQLLDSDSDDDPSDCEFTGKGACKSDPLSKEQQSTASDRKRKTSFGTPQNEDLWKDISLMNSSCVQTPAFDEVCKEYFQSLNHKSASQKLGSRKADLSSQELGSQKTEQLQDLDDPLPPAHRYFFHADPRIQNLVRSRLPFFSPLSMADNGGHQQPTVSIMDFKNQFNKGESSKQRGSRKGSGKNCSRSRSSKSKKPNAENGAFEGWVNPKTSAAVPKNAGKRRVHASGQPAGHWYTSPEGRKVYITRTGQELSGHMAYRHYRKEGGGDFRKSKKKSKVKKKKG